The following proteins are co-located in the Brevibacillus laterosporus DSM 25 genome:
- a CDS encoding RHS repeat-associated core domain-containing protein, with protein sequence MKTTAKVAGYGNLQVVSPYDIQTLQELQLVKEANDHAKLYLTGIIPEEKKDSYIAMATSSDIIEVNEVEDGRVVRNLFTGLIENIGVRAVRGIYYIELEGISLTSQLDIKEKTRSFQDKNMTYTALLDLILKDYPGSDYLDYATNGAKLEGFTLQYKETDWAFIKRMASRFGAVLLPETSSKTPKFSLGVPDGKLGQLHDYHYGVARSLDRYTEATTGHGSELDETAFTHYTAESGQYFALGDKVVFQEKELTVAASTARFIEGGLLYAYTLCQEEGVLQNPIRNEQLTGVSLEGKIMEIRRDTVKVHLDIDKTQDKGKAWWFPYSSVYSTEGADGFHCMPQEGDAVQVYFATSQEDGAVAMSSVRKTGQDSPKMGNPSEKYWGTNFGKEMKLGGSDFVLTAKDTKEGKMFIKLDVEDGIEIHSDKAIMFSAEKDLEIETDTKFEIKAQEAIYLLCKESSIVLDGETDIQGTVLKVDGLIKSPVSVADLEPEPEPEDPAPPPPPPEEEKGFWGSLLDGVQLALDVVGMIPVVGIVADVANAGISVARGDYAGAALSLVACIPFAGAAATGAKLGMKAAKALKMGKTVAKVADKAADVAKVVTKVADVVVGKVYTASRKLKSTVNQLAAVQKMKSSMKLKAMANSRVGKIGKAITKEVATEAGYQVLEEVAGSGVATVAGLLGGKRNRHKGKKKLSKKERKKAAQKARNAEKAKQKNPKSANEKSCLRDPIHAGSGAQFIIHPTLKLYGAETWTFELHYNSMLLQQGVLGKAWTHNYEMHADMERIDQGEITIWWNTGRRNVFMQTKADPTLYRSTDVDMMFYELLQTGDGYELYSRNTRETYFFKRNGQLSKQTNALGQSLVFNYDSYHRLVNMRDAITGHSLSLQYGQDGLLYRVHDVSRSVQFDYNESHRLSQFIDPNGTVSELIYTAQGQIESLTVNGIMQYQNTYDHEGRVIAQTNALGLASHFSYDTQSMPGSMITTFTDSLGVTEVLVHDERMLLVEKQEKDGIRVSYEYNDRGQMISETVGKEETTTYEYDQRGNLIQVIDPLGNQTSYVYSEDDLLLSEINAEGGITSYTYDERGRLVSITRPDESRSEIGYNEHGQRVSYTDSNDVTSRYQYDDKGYLTAVYDGEGRVIQVGYDEVGRIASFQDGRGGKVRRTYDANDNIVQVIDPLGRPYSFAYDAFDHRVEETMPSGATTRYRYHVLGQVESITDALGQTTTYRYDAEGQLIAVIQPNEAEIHYERDQMGRIISITDPLGRTEKAAYDENGRLIQVWDALGNKVQDVSYDAGGNLVSATDALGHTTLYGFNKLYQCTKKTNALGQTTTYAYDAVARLTEVMENDAAIYRQQYDKEGRLISYTDANENETTLRYDQSGLVVEEQNATGEATHFAYDERGWMHKRTNARGQETHYRYDTAGQLIEQKDEVSTVRREYDTDGNLVKVQEEGAGTKHREYDLLGRVTACTDSYRNTIQYRYDENSQLTHLIYPDGKIVQYTYDVAGQLTEVKDWAGRRTTYTYDENGRLIKTVRPNGTIEQRSYDAAGQMLRLWDQSRQGVMLQKYRYVYNELGQIVQEEEKQYTYDSLKRLVSGEWPGGRVWYSYDQGGNVTGIGTVETTPKKTMGYGKDNRLSQVNEHPVEMDADGNLLTWTENEKTHTYAYDARNCLVRTGQAHYTYDAEHLRTSMTWKGKTTRYVVDQVEELSRVLMELGEDGSPKAYYVYGQGLIGREDAQGNYLSYHTDMRGSTTMLSDWSGRVTDRYSYGVYGELEQHDGTTSQPFCYNGRDGVMTDPNGLYYMRARYYHPGLKRFLNRDILPGDVTEGQTFNRFAYVNGDPVGFIDPLGLAGLGTGQCKKDGEKKEPVDIHFGVDEATARKAGHDKMKKFADHLAEQMTELNYLSLHKTNDLVMNLSNFHNTPQKIRNAIINSARRMANKWLGGKKGDGLDAAHALDSVAGGYIYKFIGLRDGWANQMVGRLWKDRWQKIQPGKQHNLIPGVNTKDGFVHLEDFFK encoded by the coding sequence GTGAAAACGACAGCTAAAGTAGCGGGATACGGAAACCTTCAAGTCGTATCTCCCTACGATATACAAACATTGCAGGAGCTACAGCTAGTCAAAGAAGCAAACGACCACGCCAAGCTCTATCTAACCGGAATCATTCCGGAAGAGAAGAAGGATAGCTACATCGCCATGGCCACGAGTAGCGATATCATCGAGGTCAACGAGGTAGAGGACGGAAGAGTGGTCCGGAATCTATTTACGGGACTCATAGAAAATATCGGCGTTCGAGCTGTCCGTGGCATCTACTATATCGAGCTAGAAGGCATCTCGCTGACAAGCCAGCTAGATATAAAAGAGAAGACTAGATCCTTTCAAGATAAGAACATGACGTACACAGCTCTACTAGATTTGATTCTAAAGGATTATCCAGGATCAGACTATCTCGATTATGCTACAAACGGTGCCAAATTAGAAGGCTTTACGCTGCAATATAAAGAGACAGATTGGGCGTTTATCAAGCGAATGGCGTCACGTTTTGGTGCGGTTTTGTTACCAGAAACAAGCTCCAAGACGCCGAAGTTCTCACTTGGTGTGCCAGATGGAAAATTAGGACAACTACACGACTATCACTACGGTGTGGCACGATCATTAGACAGGTACACGGAAGCCACCACGGGACATGGTAGCGAGCTAGACGAGACAGCCTTCACTCACTATACGGCGGAAAGCGGACAGTATTTTGCATTGGGAGACAAGGTAGTATTTCAAGAGAAGGAGCTGACGGTAGCGGCATCTACAGCGCGTTTTATCGAAGGCGGCTTGTTATATGCCTACACCCTTTGCCAAGAGGAAGGCGTTTTGCAGAACCCGATTCGAAATGAACAGCTAACAGGTGTCTCACTCGAAGGAAAAATTATGGAGATTCGCAGAGATACTGTCAAAGTTCACCTCGATATCGATAAAACCCAAGACAAGGGCAAGGCCTGGTGGTTTCCGTATTCCTCTGTCTATTCAACAGAAGGTGCCGACGGCTTTCACTGTATGCCACAGGAGGGAGATGCTGTCCAGGTTTATTTCGCAACCAGCCAGGAGGACGGGGCGGTAGCGATGAGCTCCGTGCGCAAAACAGGACAGGATTCACCGAAGATGGGCAATCCAAGCGAAAAATACTGGGGCACTAACTTTGGCAAGGAGATGAAGCTGGGCGGCTCTGATTTTGTGCTCACTGCAAAGGATACAAAAGAAGGCAAGATGTTTATTAAGCTGGATGTAGAAGACGGCATCGAAATACATAGCGATAAGGCGATTATGTTTTCCGCGGAAAAGGACTTGGAGATTGAGACAGATACTAAGTTTGAGATTAAAGCACAGGAAGCGATTTATCTGCTGTGTAAGGAAAGCAGTATTGTGTTAGATGGGGAGACGGATATTCAGGGAACGGTGCTAAAAGTAGATGGCCTGATTAAATCCCCCGTTTCGGTGGCTGACCTAGAGCCGGAGCCAGAGCCAGAGGACCCAGCTCCTCCACCACCGCCGCCGGAGGAAGAAAAGGGCTTCTGGGGAAGCTTACTGGATGGCGTGCAGTTGGCGCTAGATGTAGTGGGGATGATTCCGGTAGTTGGGATCGTTGCCGATGTTGCTAATGCGGGGATCTCGGTAGCTCGCGGAGATTATGCAGGAGCGGCTCTTTCCTTAGTGGCGTGTATTCCATTTGCTGGAGCAGCCGCGACCGGAGCTAAGCTTGGAATGAAAGCCGCGAAGGCGTTAAAAATGGGAAAAACAGTAGCCAAAGTAGCTGATAAAGCCGCCGATGTAGCCAAAGTGGTCACAAAGGTAGCTGATGTAGTAGTTGGAAAGGTCTATACCGCCTCGCGTAAGCTAAAGAGCACTGTCAATCAATTAGCAGCTGTTCAGAAGATGAAAAGCAGTATGAAGCTCAAGGCAATGGCAAACAGTCGTGTTGGTAAAATTGGAAAAGCCATTACAAAAGAAGTCGCGACAGAAGCAGGATACCAAGTGCTAGAAGAAGTGGCTGGTAGTGGGGTTGCCACTGTTGCGGGCTTACTGGGTGGTAAAAGGAACCGACACAAAGGAAAGAAAAAGCTATCGAAAAAAGAGCGTAAAAAAGCCGCTCAAAAAGCAAGGAATGCAGAAAAGGCAAAACAAAAGAATCCGAAGAGCGCCAATGAAAAAAGCTGCCTACGTGATCCGATTCATGCTGGCTCTGGTGCGCAATTTATCATTCATCCTACCCTGAAGCTGTATGGAGCTGAGACATGGACATTCGAGCTACATTACAATTCGATGCTTCTCCAGCAGGGCGTGCTCGGAAAAGCTTGGACGCATAATTATGAGATGCATGCCGACATGGAGCGTATAGACCAAGGTGAGATTACCATCTGGTGGAATACGGGCAGAAGAAATGTGTTTATGCAGACGAAAGCAGATCCTACTCTGTACCGTTCAACAGATGTTGATATGATGTTTTATGAGCTGCTCCAAACAGGAGATGGCTACGAACTATACAGTCGAAACACACGGGAAACGTACTTTTTTAAACGAAACGGGCAGTTAAGTAAACAAACGAACGCTTTGGGACAATCTCTTGTATTCAACTATGATTCTTATCATCGCCTTGTCAACATGAGAGATGCCATTACAGGTCACTCTTTATCTTTGCAGTATGGACAAGACGGGTTATTATACCGTGTTCATGATGTCTCTCGCAGTGTACAATTCGACTACAACGAGTCGCATCGCCTCAGCCAATTCATTGATCCGAATGGAACGGTCAGCGAACTAATATACACCGCTCAAGGACAGATCGAGTCACTTACTGTGAACGGAATCATGCAGTACCAGAATACCTACGACCATGAGGGAAGGGTCATTGCACAAACGAATGCTTTGGGCCTAGCTTCTCACTTTAGCTACGACACACAAAGCATGCCTGGTTCCATGATTACGACTTTCACAGACAGCTTGGGTGTAACCGAGGTCTTGGTTCATGACGAGCGGATGCTACTAGTAGAGAAACAAGAAAAAGACGGTATCCGTGTGTCGTATGAATATAATGACCGAGGTCAAATGATTTCCGAAACAGTAGGAAAAGAAGAGACCACCACCTACGAGTACGATCAACGAGGCAATCTGATTCAAGTAATCGACCCACTAGGGAATCAAACCAGCTATGTATACAGCGAGGACGATCTACTGCTGTCCGAAATCAATGCGGAGGGTGGCATCACGAGCTACACGTATGATGAGAGAGGACGTTTGGTAAGCATTACCCGCCCCGACGAAAGTCGCTCAGAGATTGGCTACAACGAGCACGGACAACGCGTAAGCTATACAGATTCGAATGATGTGACGAGCCGTTATCAATACGATGACAAAGGCTACCTCACAGCTGTCTATGACGGAGAAGGTCGTGTCATACAGGTAGGCTACGACGAGGTTGGTCGTATTGCATCGTTCCAAGATGGACGGGGTGGCAAAGTACGCCGCACCTATGATGCTAACGATAACATCGTACAAGTAATCGATCCGCTTGGACGCCCGTATTCCTTTGCCTATGATGCCTTCGATCATCGTGTGGAAGAAACGATGCCTTCAGGAGCAACCACCCGTTATCGCTATCATGTGCTAGGACAAGTGGAGAGCATAACGGACGCGCTAGGACAAACAACCACCTATCGGTATGACGCAGAGGGCCAGTTGATAGCTGTTATCCAGCCAAATGAAGCGGAAATTCACTATGAGCGGGATCAAATGGGGCGCATTATCTCCATTACAGATCCATTAGGGCGAACCGAGAAAGCCGCCTATGATGAAAACGGACGCCTCATTCAGGTTTGGGATGCACTGGGAAATAAGGTACAGGACGTCAGCTATGATGCAGGAGGCAATCTCGTTTCCGCTACAGATGCCTTAGGTCATACAACGCTGTACGGTTTTAATAAATTATACCAATGCACCAAAAAGACAAATGCCCTCGGACAAACCACAACCTACGCCTATGATGCTGTTGCTCGTCTAACCGAGGTTATGGAAAACGACGCCGCGATCTATCGTCAGCAATATGACAAGGAAGGGCGCCTCATCAGCTATACCGATGCCAATGAAAACGAAACGACGCTTCGGTACGATCAAAGTGGGCTGGTGGTGGAGGAACAAAATGCCACCGGGGAAGCTACCCATTTTGCCTATGATGAACGAGGCTGGATGCACAAACGTACCAATGCCAGAGGACAGGAAACTCACTATCGCTACGATACCGCCGGTCAGCTGATCGAGCAAAAGGATGAGGTTAGCACAGTTCGTAGAGAATACGATACAGACGGCAATCTCGTCAAGGTACAGGAAGAAGGAGCAGGAACGAAGCATCGGGAGTACGATCTGTTAGGACGTGTCACTGCTTGTACAGATAGCTACAGAAATACCATTCAATACCGATATGACGAAAATAGTCAACTGACCCATCTCATCTATCCAGATGGGAAGATTGTTCAATATACCTACGATGTAGCTGGACAGCTCACGGAGGTAAAAGACTGGGCAGGACGTCGTACTACCTACACCTACGATGAAAATGGGCGACTGATCAAGACAGTTCGACCAAATGGAACCATCGAGCAGCGCAGCTACGATGCCGCCGGACAAATGCTGCGTCTGTGGGATCAAAGTCGCCAAGGCGTGATGCTTCAGAAATACCGCTACGTGTACAATGAGCTAGGGCAAATTGTGCAGGAAGAGGAAAAGCAGTACACCTATGACTCTCTAAAACGACTGGTAAGCGGTGAATGGCCGGGCGGACGCGTCTGGTATAGCTACGATCAAGGTGGAAACGTCACGGGAATCGGGACGGTAGAGACCACACCGAAGAAAACGATGGGGTATGGAAAGGACAACCGACTTTCCCAAGTAAATGAGCATCCAGTAGAGATGGATGCAGACGGCAATCTACTCACATGGACAGAGAATGAAAAAACCCATACCTATGCATACGACGCCCGCAATTGTTTAGTCCGCACAGGTCAAGCACATTACACCTATGATGCCGAGCACCTACGTACCTCGATGACGTGGAAGGGAAAGACGACACGCTATGTAGTCGACCAAGTCGAGGAGCTTAGCCGTGTACTTATGGAGCTAGGGGAAGACGGTAGTCCGAAAGCTTATTATGTGTATGGACAAGGCCTGATCGGTCGAGAGGATGCGCAGGGAAATTACTTGTCGTATCATACAGATATGCGTGGTAGTACCACGATGCTGAGTGATTGGAGCGGACGCGTCACTGACCGCTACAGCTATGGCGTGTATGGCGAATTAGAACAGCATGATGGTACAACCTCCCAACCGTTTTGTTATAATGGTAGAGATGGTGTCATGACCGACCCCAATGGCTTGTATTACATGAGGGCGCGGTATTATCACCCCGGACTGAAGCGTTTCCTGAATCGAGATATTTTACCAGGGGACGTGACAGAAGGACAGACCTTTAACCGATTTGCCTATGTGAATGGCGATCCAGTTGGTTTTATTGATCCGTTGGGATTGGCAGGGCTTGGGACTGGGCAGTGTAAGAAGGATGGAGAGAAAAAAGAACCTGTAGATATTCATTTCGGGGTTGATGAAGCGACTGCAAGAAAAGCAGGCCATGATAAAATGAAAAAATTTGCTGACCATTTAGCAGAACAAATGACAGAACTAAACTACCTATCTTTGCACAAAACCAATGATTTGGTTATGAATTTAAGTAATTTCCATAATACTCCACAAAAAATTAGAAATGCTATAATAAATTCAGCTAGAAGAATGGCTAATAAATGGTTAGGAGGTAAAAAAGGGGATGGATTAGATGCCGCACATGCTCTAGATTCAGTAGCAGGAGGATATATTTATAAATTTATTGGTCTACGTGATGGATGGGCTAATCAGATGGTGGGAAGATTATGGAAGGATAGATGGCAAAAAATACAACCTGGTAAACAACATAATTTAATTCCGGGAGTAAATACAAAAGATGGTTTTGTACATCTCGAAGATTTCTTCAAATAA
- a CDS encoding SMI1/KNR4 family protein, translated as MSDFDFLKQYIIEPEMKIDSSKKHVFYRLSDEQIKEAEDRWGRKFPKELRNFFSEIGYGFVCHSFQSRFNRLMDPEGIVDFIFGEEFYTDNIRRDDYDQENLLVFLRYQKFLV; from the coding sequence ATGAGTGATTTTGATTTTTTAAAACAATATATTATTGAGCCAGAAATGAAAATTGATTCCTCTAAAAAGCATGTATTTTATAGACTTTCAGATGAACAAATTAAGGAAGCTGAAGATAGATGGGGACGAAAATTTCCAAAAGAACTTAGAAATTTTTTTAGTGAGATTGGATATGGGTTTGTTTGTCATAGTTTCCAATCAAGGTTTAACAGATTAATGGATCCAGAGGGTATTGTTGATTTTATTTTTGGAGAAGAGTTTTACACTGATAATATCAGGCGAGATGACTATGATCAAGAAAATTTGCTTGTTTTTTTGAGATATCAGAAATTTCTTGTTTAA
- a CDS encoding SecY-interacting protein Syd, whose product MNEYFKLRKEYFDKGLDFLFKTEYNEEIDSFIYQGEMDDDEEILWKPVVKNTNHHLKEIEERLDIKFHSSVNEYFNSYWFADLDGFIDSHYIRLEAVLPNIELDSFESTLEGYKNNHGNRLYKIPIGIEGNGLIVVLDNKNGRIELGDFGRGSFDVISNSLMELISSLRLQK is encoded by the coding sequence ATGAACGAATACTTCAAATTAAGAAAGGAATACTTTGACAAAGGATTGGACTTTCTATTCAAAACAGAATACAACGAAGAAATTGACTCATTCATTTATCAAGGTGAGATGGATGATGATGAAGAGATTTTGTGGAAACCGGTTGTGAAAAATACTAATCACCATTTAAAGGAAATCGAAGAACGGTTAGATATTAAATTCCACTCTTCAGTTAATGAATATTTTAATTCATATTGGTTTGCTGATTTAGATGGGTTTATTGATAGTCATTATATTAGATTAGAAGCTGTATTGCCAAATATCGAATTAGATTCTTTTGAAAGCACGTTAGAAGGATATAAAAACAATCATGGCAATAGACTTTATAAAATTCCTATAGGAATAGAAGGGAATGGCTTAATAGTTGTTCTAGATAATAAAAATGGGAGGATTGAATTAGGAGATTTTGGAAGGGGATCTTTTGATGTAATATCCAATAGCTTAATGGAGCTAATCTCTAGTTTAAGATTGCAAAAGTAA